One window from the genome of Eublepharis macularius isolate TG4126 chromosome 15, MPM_Emac_v1.0, whole genome shotgun sequence encodes:
- the STX18 gene encoding syntaxin-18 isoform X2 — protein sequence MSEYARMTDTERDKIDQDAQIFMRTCADAIQQLRTEAHKDIHSPQVKQHREAVLDFIEDYLKRVCKLYSEQRAIRVKRVVDKKRLSRLEPEPSNKDKVTSPLERTAQTASEEPEDRLLCEESKDKNVIEDHANFGLWGDGKGEDELSPEEIQMFEQENQRLVGEMNSLFDEVRQIEGKVVEISRLQEIFTENVLKQEVEIDNIHQLVVGATENIKEGNEDIREAIKNNAGFRVWILFFLVMCSFSLLFLDWYGS from the exons ATGTCCGAATATGCACGGATGACGGACACAGAGCGGGATAAGATTGATCAAGATGCCCAGATATTCATGAGAACGTGTGCTGATGCCATTCAGCAACTCCGGACAGAAG CTCATAAGGACATCCATTCCCCACAAGTGAAGCAGCACAGAGAAGCAGTCTTGGATTTCATCGAAGACTATTTAAAAA GGGTATGTAAGCTGTATTCTGAACAAAGAGCTATCCGGGTCAAACGAGTCGTTGACAAGAAAAGATT ATCCAGGCTCGAGCCTGAGCCAAGCAATAAAGACAAAGTAACCTCTCCTCTCGAACGGACTGCTCAGACGGCTTCTGAGGAACCTGAGGACAGACTCCTCTGCGAAGAAAGCAAAG ATAAGAACGTGATAGAAGACCATGCTAATTTTGGCCTTTGGGGAGATGGCAAAGGTGAAGATGAGCTTTCTCCTGAAGAAATCCAAATG TTTGAGCAAGAAAACCAGCGCCTGGTTGGGGAAATGAACAGCCTGTTTGACGAAGTCAG ACAAATTGAAGGCAAGGTGGTTGAAATATCTCGACTTCAAGAGATATTCACAGAAAATGTCTTGAAACAG GAAGTTGAAATTGACAATATCCATCAGTTAGTTGTGGGTGCAACAGAGAACATCAAGGAAGGCAATGAAGACATACGAGAG GCCATCAAGAATAACGCTGGATTTCGTGTGTGGATTCTCTTCTTCCTTGTGATGTGTTCCTTTTCTTTGCTGTTCTTGGACTGGTACGGCAGCTAA